In one Gossypium hirsutum isolate 1008001.06 chromosome D09, Gossypium_hirsutum_v2.1, whole genome shotgun sequence genomic region, the following are encoded:
- the LOC107892069 gene encoding ADP-ribosylation factor-related protein 1, with translation MFSLFYGLWKYLFSKTEFHVLILGIDKAGKTTLLEKLKSVYLNLEGLPPDRIVPTVGLNIGRIEVSNTKFVFWDLGGQPGLRSIWEKYYEEAHAVIFVIDAACPSRFEDSKSALEKVLRHEDLQGAPLLILANKQDLSEALSAEELAQYLDLKKLDERVYMFEAASAFDGMGIKEGVEWSVEVMERSKRTETLRIRAGITGPN, from the exons ATGTTCTCTCTCTTTTATGGACTTTGGAAGTACCTTTTTAGTAAGACAGAGTTTCATGTACTCATTCTTGGAATTGATAAGGCTGGGAAAACG ACTTTGTTGGAGAAGTTGAAATCAGTATACTTGAACTTGGAAGGCCTACCACCTGATCGGATTGTTCCAACTGTGGGACTTAATATTGGTCGGATTGAAGTTTCAAATACGAAATTCGTGTTCTGGGACCTAGGAGGCCAG CCTGGTCTGCGCTCAATTTGGGAGAAATACTATGAAGAGGCACATGCTGTGATATTTGTAATTGATGCTGCTTGCCCTTCACGTTTTGAGGACTCAAAATCAGCACTTG AAAAAGTTCTTAGACATGAAGATCTTCAGGGAGCCCCTCTCTTGATATTAGCAAACAAGCAG GATCTCTCAGAAGCTTTATCAGCTGAAGAACTTGCCCAATACCTAGATCTTAAAAAGTTGGACGAAAGGGTTTACATGTTTGAGGCGGCTTCTGCTTTTGATGG GATGGGGATTAAAGAAGGTGTTGAGTGGTCAGTGGAGGTAATGGAGAGAAGCAAGAGAACCGAGACTTTGAGAATTCGTGCAGGTATAACTGGTCCTAATTAG